One segment of Physeter macrocephalus isolate SW-GA chromosome 3, ASM283717v5, whole genome shotgun sequence DNA contains the following:
- the LOC114483915 gene encoding transmembrane protein 222-like isoform X2, with protein sequence MAEAEGSSPLLLPPPPPPPLGMAEVEAPTAAETDKKQFSCAGGGVMDVERSRFPYCVVWTPIPVLTWFFPIIGHMGICTSTGVIRDFAGPYFVSEDNMAFGKPAK encoded by the exons ATGGCGGAAGCGGAAGGGAGTTCGCCACTCCTgttgccgccgccgccgccacccccGCTCGGGATGGCGGAAGTGGAGGCGCCGACGGCGGCCGAGACGGACAAGAAGCAGTTTAGCTGTGCTGGCGGCGGCGTCATGGACGTGGAGCGGAGCCGCTTCCCTTACTGCGTGGTGTGGACGCCCATCCCTGTGCTCAC GTGGTTTTTCCCCATCATCGGCCACATGGGCATCTGCACATCCACAGGAGTCATTCGGGACTTTGCTGGCCCCTACTTTGTGTCG GAAGACAACATGGCCTTCGGGAAGCCTGCCAAGTAA
- the LOC114483915 gene encoding transmembrane protein 222-like isoform X1 has product MAEAEGSSPLLLPPPPPPPLGMAEVEAPTAAETDKKQFSCAGGGVMDVERSRFPYCVVWTPIPVLTTPKSWTSLVAQWLRICLPVQGTQVRSLVLEDTTCRGATKPLRHNY; this is encoded by the exons ATGGCGGAAGCGGAAGGGAGTTCGCCACTCCTgttgccgccgccgccgccacccccGCTCGGGATGGCGGAAGTGGAGGCGCCGACGGCGGCCGAGACGGACAAGAAGCAGTTTAGCTGTGCTGGCGGCGGCGTCATGGACGTGGAGCGGAGCCGCTTCCCTTACTGCGTGGTGTGGACGCCCATCCCTGTGCTCAC AACACCCaagtcttggacttccctggtggcgcagtggttaagaatctgcctgccggtgcaggggacacaggttcgatccctggtcctggaagataccacatgccgcggagcaactaagcccttgcgccacaactactga